From a region of the Loxodonta africana isolate mLoxAfr1 unplaced genomic scaffold, mLoxAfr1.hap2 scaffold_29, whole genome shotgun sequence genome:
- the LOC135229387 gene encoding olfactory receptor 4A47-like, whose product MVGNLLIIMTVGVSPTLDAPMYFFLGYLSFMDAVYSTTVTPNMIIDLIYEKKTISFQDCLTQLFAEHLFGGSEILLLVVMAYDHHVTICKPLHYMMIMNQRVRVLLLLVTWVGGFVHGIAHLLFVYSLPFCGPNVIDHFCCDMYPLLKLACTDTYVIGLTVIVNDGVICVVIFMLLLISYGVIMHSLKNLSQKGRHKALPACGSHITVVVLFFVPGIFLYVKPPSTLPIDKFLTVFCTVFTPMFNPLIYTLRNSEMKNAVKKLWTRKRK is encoded by the coding sequence ATGGTGGGCAACCTCCTCATTATCATGACTGTGGGGGTCAGCCCAACACTGGATGCTCctatgtacttctttcttggctACTTATCATTTATGGATGCTGTTTATTCTACTACAGTTACCCCAAATATGATTATAGACTTAATCTATGAGAAGAAAACCATCTCTTTCCAAGATTGCCTGACCCAGCTTTTTGCAGAACACTTATTTGGTGGTTCTGAGATTTTacttctggtggtcatggcctatgATCACCACGTGActatctgcaaacccctgcattatATGATGATCATGAACCAAAGGGTGCGTGTTTTGCTGCTGCTGGTGACCTGGGTCGgaggttttgtgcatggtataGCTCACCTTCTCTTTGTTTATAGTCTTCccttctgtggtcccaatgtTATTGACCACTTTTGCTGTGACATGTATCCATTATTAAAGCTTGCCTGCACTGACACCTATGTCATTGGTCTCACTGTGATTGTCAATGATGGGGTAATATGTGTGGTCATCTTTATGCTGTTACTCATCTCCTACGGAGTCATTATGCACTCCCTGAAGAATCTTAGTCAGAAAGGGAGGCACAAAGCTTTACCCGCCTGTGGCTCCCACATCACTGTGGTGGTCCTCTTCTTTGTCCCTGGTATTTTTCTGTATGTGAAACCTCCTTCCACCTTACCCATTGATAAATTCTTGACGGTGTTTTGCACTGTTTTCACACCTATGTTTAATCCCTTAATCTATACTTTGAGAAATTCAGAGATGAAAAATGCCGTGAAGAAGCTttggacaagaaaaagaaaatga